In the Populus trichocarpa isolate Nisqually-1 chromosome 1, P.trichocarpa_v4.1, whole genome shotgun sequence genome, one interval contains:
- the LOC7478790 gene encoding protein DUF642 L-GALACTONO-1,4-LACTONE-RESPONSIVE GENE 2: MPNISFLPLSPCKLNAMYRATVLLVSLCITWQVALSVTDGLLPNGDFEYGPKPSEMKGTVVTAKNAIPNWEISGFIEYIKSGHKQGDMLLVVPVGAYAVRLGNEASIKQKVKVTQGEFYSLTFNVARTCAQEEKLNLSVSPNSEPRDWGILPMQTMYSSNGWDAYAWAFHADGPEVEISIHNPGVEEDAACGPLVDSVALKLLSNPKRARDNLLKNGNFEEGPYMFPNTDWGVLIPPHIEDDQCPLPGWIVDSLKAVKYIDREHFTVPEGKRAVELVAGKESAISQTVKTIINKIYVLTFYVGDTSNSCVGSMVVEVYAGKDRTQVPYESNGKGGFKRAKFVFKAVSNHTRITFLSSFYTMKSDNSGSLCGPVLDDVKLVSVRNPRRHL, translated from the exons ATGCCTAACATCTCcttcctccctctctctccctgtaAATTAAACGCAATGTACAGAGCCACCGTGCTGTTAGTGTCACTCTGCATCACCTGGCAAGTTGCGTTGTCAGTCACCGATG GTTTATTGCCCAATGGAGACTTCGAGTATGGGCCAAAGCCATCGGAAATGAAAGGAACGGTAGTGACAGCCAAGAATGCAATTCCTAACTGGGAAATTTCCGGCTTCATCGAGTACATTAAATCAGGGCATAAACAAGGTGACATGTTGCTGGTAGTGCCTGTTGGAGCCTACGCAGTCAGATTAGGGAACGAAGCATCAATTAAGCAAAAAGTTAAGGTCACACAAGGCGAGTTCTACTCTCTAACCTTCAATGTGGCTCGCACTTGTGCCCAAGAGGAGAAACTAAACTTGTCTGTTTCACCTAATTCGGAGCCAAGAGATTGGGGAATCTTGCCAATGCAAACAATGTATAGTAGCAATGGATGGGATGCCTATGCATGGGCTTTCCATGCTGACGGGCCTGAGGTTGAGATCTCCATCCACAACCCTGGTGTGGAGGAGGATGCCGCCTGCGGCCCACTTGTTGATTCCGTCGCGTTAAAGCTTTTGTCCAATCCAAAGCGTGCCAGAG ACAACTTGTTAAAGAATGGGAATTTTGAGGAGGGTCCTTACATGTTTCCCAACACAGACTGGGGTGTCCTAATCCCTCCCCACATTGAAGATGATCAATGTCCTCTACCTGGATGGATAGTTGACTCTCTCAAGGCAGTAAAGTACATAGATAGAGAGCACTTTACAGTCCCAGAGGGAAAAAGAGCTGTTGAGCTTGTAGCAGGAAAAGAGAGTGCTATCTCGCAAACTGTGAAGACCATAATCAATAAGATCTATGTCCTCACATTCTATGTTGGTGACACCAGCAACTCATGTGTGGGATCAATGGTTGTAGAGGTTTATGCTGGCAAGGACAGAACTCAAGTTCCTTATGAATCTAATGGCAAAGGAGGGTTCAAGCGTGCCAAGTTCGTGTTCAAGGCCGTGTCAAATCACACAAGAATTACATTTCTTAGCTCATTTTACACCATGAAAAGTGACAACTCTGGTTCTCTATGCGGCCCAGTATTAGATGATGTGAAGCTGGTTAGTGTTCGAAATCCAAGGCGTCATCTGTGA
- the LOC7486618 gene encoding boron transporter 4 isoform X2, with protein MYTYLYNFAKGREHLGQKLFLAWAGWVCVWTAVLLFLLAIFNACAIINRFTRLAGELFGMLISVLFIQEAIKGMVSEFEIPKSEDPKLDKYQFQWLYTNGLLGIIFTFGLLYTALKSRRARAWWYGTGWFRSFIADYGVPLMVVAWTALSFSIPSKVPSGVPRRLFSPLPRDSASLHHWTVIKDMGNVPPAYIFAAFIPAVMIAGLYFFDHSVASQMAQQKEFNLKNPSAYHYDILLLGFMTLLCGLIGLPPSNGVLPQSPMHTKSLAVLKRQLIRRKMVASAKESIKQKASNSEIYGNMQAVFIEMDSIPINAVIKELEDLKEAVMKGEDPKDTFDPEKHIDAYLPVRVNEQRVSNFLQSLLVAASVCAMPAIKLIPTSVLWGYFAYMAIDSLPGNQFWERMLLLFIAPGRRYKVLEGIHASFVESIPFKYIAIFTIFQFVYFLVCFGVTWIPIAGILFPLPFFILISIRQHVLPKLFRPNHLRELDAAEYEEITGAPRLSLSFSFKEREAPVLGNEEGKVEMCDAEILDELTTSRGELKVRTVSFREENATQVCSNGAVQPE; from the exons ATGTACACTTATTTGTACAACTTTGCTAAAGGAAGGGAACATTTAGGACAAAAACTCTTCTTGGCTTGGGCTGGATG GGTTTGTGTCTGGACAGCTGTTTTGCTGTTTCTTCTTGCAATATTCAATGCTTGTGCTATAATCAATCGGTTTACTCGGTTAGCAGGCGAACTTTTTGGCATGCTGATTTCTGTTTTATTCATCCAAGAGGCTATCAAG GGCATGGTCAGCGAGTTTGAAATTCCCAAATCTGAGGACCCGAAGTTAGATAAGTATCAATTTCAATGGCTTTACACTAATGGACTGTTGGGTATCATATTCACTTTTGGACTTCTTTACACTGCCTTAAAAAGTAGAAGGGCAAGAGCATGGTGGTATGGCACAG GGTGGTTTAGAAGTTTCATTGCAGACTATGGTGTTCCTTTGATGGTTGTGGCATGGACAGCACTTTCATTTAGCATACCTAGCAAAGTTCCTTCTGGGGTTCCCAGAAGACTTTTTAGCCCTCTTCCACGGGACTCTGCATCCTTACATCACTGGACTGTCATCAAG GATATGGGAAATGTCCCTCCAGCATACATCTTTGCTGCATTTATTCCTGCTGTGATGATAGCAGGGCTCTACTTTTTTGACCACAGTGTTGCATCCCAGATGGCACAACAAAAGGAgttcaatcttaaaaatccTTCTGCGTACCATTATGACATCTTGCTACTGGGCTTTATG ACTTTGCTTTGTGGATTAATCGGGCTACCTCCTTCTAATGGTGTTCTACCACAGTCTCCTATGCATACTAAGAGCCTTGCAGTCCTCAAAAGACAG TTGATTCGAAGGAAGATGGTGGCAAGTGCCAAGGAAAGCATCAAACAGAAAGCTAGCAACTCTGAAATCTATGGCAATATGCAAGCTGTGTTCATTGAAATGGACAGCATTCCAATT AATGCAGTAATTAAAGAGCTGGAAGACCTGAAAGAGGCAGTCATGAAAGGAGAAGATCCAAAGGATACGTTTGATCCTGAGAAGCACATTGATGCCTACTTGCCTGTCCGAGTTAATGAGCAAAGAGTTAGCAATTTTCTTCAGTCTCTACTTGTGGCAGCATCAGTATGTGCTATGCCTGCAATAAAGCTGATACCTACATCAGTACTTTGGGGATATTTTGCTTACATGGCAATTGACAGTCTTCCTGGGAACCAGTTCTGGGAGAGAATGCTACTTCTATTCATTGCACCTGGCCGGCGCTATAA GGTCCTGGAGGGGATTCATGCTTCCTTTGTGGAATCAATTCCATTCAAATACATAGCCATATTTACCATCTTCCAATTCGTCTATTTCCTGGTCTGTTTTGGTGTGACCTGGATTCCGATAGCTGGAATCTTGTTCCCCCTGCCGTTCTTTATTCTCATCAGCATCAGACAGCACGTCCTTCCTAAGTTGTTCCGTCCAAATCATTTGCGGGAACTAGATGCAGCCGAATATGAGGAGATTACCGGCGCCCCACGACTTTCTCTCAGCTTCTCTTTCAAG GAACGAGAAGCACCTGTTCTTGGAAATGAGGAAGGCAAAGTCGAAATGTGTGATGCTGAGATATTAGACGAGCTAACTACCAGCAGAGGGGAGTTGAAGGTTAGAACTGTAAGCTTCAGGGAAGAGAATGCTACTCAG GTCTGCTCCAATGGTGCTGTCCAACCAGAATGA
- the LOC7486618 gene encoding boron transporter 4 isoform X1, with amino-acid sequence MENMKTPFRGILNDVKGRIACYKQDWVAGILSGFGILAPTTYIFFASALPVIAFGEQLSRDTDGSLSTVETLVSTALCGIIHSILGGQPLLILGVAEPTVIMYTYLYNFAKGREHLGQKLFLAWAGWVCVWTAVLLFLLAIFNACAIINRFTRLAGELFGMLISVLFIQEAIKGMVSEFEIPKSEDPKLDKYQFQWLYTNGLLGIIFTFGLLYTALKSRRARAWWYGTGWFRSFIADYGVPLMVVAWTALSFSIPSKVPSGVPRRLFSPLPRDSASLHHWTVIKDMGNVPPAYIFAAFIPAVMIAGLYFFDHSVASQMAQQKEFNLKNPSAYHYDILLLGFMTLLCGLIGLPPSNGVLPQSPMHTKSLAVLKRQLIRRKMVASAKESIKQKASNSEIYGNMQAVFIEMDSIPINAVIKELEDLKEAVMKGEDPKDTFDPEKHIDAYLPVRVNEQRVSNFLQSLLVAASVCAMPAIKLIPTSVLWGYFAYMAIDSLPGNQFWERMLLLFIAPGRRYKVLEGIHASFVESIPFKYIAIFTIFQFVYFLVCFGVTWIPIAGILFPLPFFILISIRQHVLPKLFRPNHLRELDAAEYEEITGAPRLSLSFSFKEREAPVLGNEEGKVEMCDAEILDELTTSRGELKVRTVSFREENATQVCSNGAVQPE; translated from the exons ATGGAGAACATGAAAACCCCATTTAGAGGTATCCTAAACGATGTTAAAGGAAGAATAGCTTGCTATAAACAAGATTGGGTTGCTGGCATTCTTTCTGGATTCGG TATACTAGCACCAACTACATATATCTTCTTCGCTTCAGCCCTTCCTGTTATTGCCTTCGGAGAGCAACTTAGTAGAGATACAG ATGGAAGCTTGAGCACAGTAGAAACATTAGTTTCTACTGCTCTTTGTGGCATCATACACTCAATACTTGGTGGCcaacctcttttaattttaggagTAGCAGAGCCAACTGTTATAATGTACACTTATTTGTACAACTTTGCTAAAGGAAGGGAACATTTAGGACAAAAACTCTTCTTGGCTTGGGCTGGATG GGTTTGTGTCTGGACAGCTGTTTTGCTGTTTCTTCTTGCAATATTCAATGCTTGTGCTATAATCAATCGGTTTACTCGGTTAGCAGGCGAACTTTTTGGCATGCTGATTTCTGTTTTATTCATCCAAGAGGCTATCAAG GGCATGGTCAGCGAGTTTGAAATTCCCAAATCTGAGGACCCGAAGTTAGATAAGTATCAATTTCAATGGCTTTACACTAATGGACTGTTGGGTATCATATTCACTTTTGGACTTCTTTACACTGCCTTAAAAAGTAGAAGGGCAAGAGCATGGTGGTATGGCACAG GGTGGTTTAGAAGTTTCATTGCAGACTATGGTGTTCCTTTGATGGTTGTGGCATGGACAGCACTTTCATTTAGCATACCTAGCAAAGTTCCTTCTGGGGTTCCCAGAAGACTTTTTAGCCCTCTTCCACGGGACTCTGCATCCTTACATCACTGGACTGTCATCAAG GATATGGGAAATGTCCCTCCAGCATACATCTTTGCTGCATTTATTCCTGCTGTGATGATAGCAGGGCTCTACTTTTTTGACCACAGTGTTGCATCCCAGATGGCACAACAAAAGGAgttcaatcttaaaaatccTTCTGCGTACCATTATGACATCTTGCTACTGGGCTTTATG ACTTTGCTTTGTGGATTAATCGGGCTACCTCCTTCTAATGGTGTTCTACCACAGTCTCCTATGCATACTAAGAGCCTTGCAGTCCTCAAAAGACAG TTGATTCGAAGGAAGATGGTGGCAAGTGCCAAGGAAAGCATCAAACAGAAAGCTAGCAACTCTGAAATCTATGGCAATATGCAAGCTGTGTTCATTGAAATGGACAGCATTCCAATT AATGCAGTAATTAAAGAGCTGGAAGACCTGAAAGAGGCAGTCATGAAAGGAGAAGATCCAAAGGATACGTTTGATCCTGAGAAGCACATTGATGCCTACTTGCCTGTCCGAGTTAATGAGCAAAGAGTTAGCAATTTTCTTCAGTCTCTACTTGTGGCAGCATCAGTATGTGCTATGCCTGCAATAAAGCTGATACCTACATCAGTACTTTGGGGATATTTTGCTTACATGGCAATTGACAGTCTTCCTGGGAACCAGTTCTGGGAGAGAATGCTACTTCTATTCATTGCACCTGGCCGGCGCTATAA GGTCCTGGAGGGGATTCATGCTTCCTTTGTGGAATCAATTCCATTCAAATACATAGCCATATTTACCATCTTCCAATTCGTCTATTTCCTGGTCTGTTTTGGTGTGACCTGGATTCCGATAGCTGGAATCTTGTTCCCCCTGCCGTTCTTTATTCTCATCAGCATCAGACAGCACGTCCTTCCTAAGTTGTTCCGTCCAAATCATTTGCGGGAACTAGATGCAGCCGAATATGAGGAGATTACCGGCGCCCCACGACTTTCTCTCAGCTTCTCTTTCAAG GAACGAGAAGCACCTGTTCTTGGAAATGAGGAAGGCAAAGTCGAAATGTGTGATGCTGAGATATTAGACGAGCTAACTACCAGCAGAGGGGAGTTGAAGGTTAGAACTGTAAGCTTCAGGGAAGAGAATGCTACTCAG GTCTGCTCCAATGGTGCTGTCCAACCAGAATGA
- the LOC7478123 gene encoding uncharacterized protein LOC7478123 — protein sequence MASVLTFACSVPAPVRASSGSPRTPDPYGKKSGSSTWWSPLFGWSSSPDYLNGNSIAGGTGDDVPDKESGLSGSDQEPGRPRSRFALGSFTEEKAKQLRRKTLEGSTFHDMMYHSAIASRLASDGSGRQEK from the coding sequence ATGGCCTCTGTACTCACTTTCGCTTGCTCCGTCCCAGCTCCAGTCCGAGCATCATCCGGATCTCCCAGGACACCCGACCCGTATGGCAAGAAGTCCGGTTCTTCAACCTGGTGGTCCCCGCTTTTTGGTTGGTCTTCCTCTCCTGATTACCTTAACGGCAATAGTATTGCCGGTGGCACAGGCGATGATGTACCCGATAAGGAATCCGGGTTATCGGGTTCGGACCAGGAACCAGGTCGTCCCAGATCGAGGTTCGCCCTTGGATCGTTCACTGAGGAGAAAGCGAAGCAGCTTAGAAGGAAGACTTTGGAGGGCAGTACGTTCCACGATATGATGTATCACTCGGCGATCGCGTCTCGTCTGGCTTCGGATGGATCGGGTCGGCAGGAGAAGTAA